Within the Paraburkholderia flagellata genome, the region CACGCACCCGGGCCTATGCTGCGAAAGTCGTCAGTTGGGATCGATCGGCGGACCCGGCGGACCCGAATCCACCTGCCTCATCGTGGGCGCGATACCCGCGCCCTGAGCCATATTGCCCGCGCCCTGGGCCGCGATCGAACGCGAGAGGATCTCCCGCGCTTCGCCGCTCGATGAATCGACCGTCAATGCGTGCCCCGCGTTATGCCAGGCGCACACCCATCGCCCATCGCGGGCGCACAGCCGTGCGTAGCCAAGTAACGAATCGCGCTGATCTTCGCGCGAAGTCAATTCGGCCTGCATTTGCAGCGCGGTGCCGTTGCCCGGTTGCTCCGCGAGCGCGGAATTGATCGCGCTGCGCGCAGGCCCAAGGCTGTTCTTGTCGAGGCTCGCACGCGCGCTTGCCAGATTGCGCGCGACGTCGGCGCGCGCATAGGCGGAGGCCTTCGCTGCGTTGGCCTTCTCTTCGCTGGCCTTTTCTGCCTTGATCTTCGCGGCAGCGAGTGCGCGCTCGTCGGCACTGTTCTTTCGCGCGGCGACGCTCGGCGGCACGGTCTGCGCCATTGCGGTACGCGGCTGCGGCGCTTGATGTGGCAGTGGCGCTTGTGCGGTCATGGCCGGCGGCGCGACATGCGCCACTACGGGCGACGGCGCGCTCACGGCAGGCCGCGGCGGCACACTGGCAACCGGAGCAGATGGCACGCTCGCGACCGGCGGCGGCAACTGCGCGACGGCTACCGGCGGTGCGCTGCGCAACGTGCGCAGCTTCGTGTCGTGCACGGCTGATGTGGGCTTCGGCCCGAGGATCGCTCCCTCGACGATCTGGGCGCCCGGTGTCGGCTCCCGCTCGACTCGATGCGAAATGACGTACGCGGTCAGCAGGAACGCGATCGAAACCACGCTGCCGATAGCATAGAAAGGCAACCACGAGCGTGGCGCCGCGGGCGCTTCATCGCGTAGTTCGTAATCGCTGTCGCGGGGCGCACCGCTGAAACTGAACGACGGAGGTTTCCAGTCCGCGCGCGCATGGCGCGCGAAACCATCGTGCCATTCGGGCGCGGCGGATTCGCTTGCCGGCGACATGCGCGGGCCAGCGGAAAGTTGCTTCGCGCCGCACTGAGGGCAAATCATCAGTGGCGCATTAAAACCGGTCCCGCAGTATGGACATCCCCACGGACCAGACGTGGCTCGGCCAGGTTCGTTGAACATTGCAGGCATGGAAGCTTTGAAGGATGGTTTCGGGTTGGCTACCGGCGGCTGGTGCGCGTCGCAGCGGAGGCAACCAGGCGGCACGGATTCGACGTAGTCGCTGAAGTCCCTACTGTATTTCGCGGATCGTTGGACGGTTGTAACAAATAGTCGTTTTGAATATGGGCTACTTCGCCGCGAAGTTCAACCGGCGGAATCGGCCAGATGGCGGATTTTGACAGGCGGGATTTCGACCCCTGTAGCGGGTTGTATGGCCATGCCATGATGGCTGCGCCACGCAGGCCAATGTGGCCACTTGATGGTGCCCCACGTCGTGACATCTTGATACAGAAATCGTGTGACTGATACGCGATGCGCGGGGCGTTTTCGCAACGCGCTCGCGGCTACCGGAGCTTCGATTACAGGGGATCGAACGCAAGCCCCCTGCCCCGCAGCATCACGCCTTCAGCGCATCCTTGAAAACGCGCCCATCCTTCATGATCAGGTTCAGGTTCTGATCGGGGTTGGCTAGCAGAGTCATATCCTGGAGCGGGTCGCCAGCCACGATCAGCAGATCCGCATACGCCCCCTCTTCCAGCACGCCAAGCTTGTGCGGATACGGGTTACGCTCGCCCGCCAGCGCGAGCAATTGCCCATTCGTGGCAGTGGCCATGCGCAACGCCTCGGCGTTCGAATACCAGCGCGTCATGTGCCCAAGCATCGTGCCTTGCCGCGTGGCCAGCGCCTGCGAGAAGAGCAGATCCGTGCCGAACGCCACCTTGAGCCCGTGCTTGCGCGCGAGCTTGTACATGTTGTCGGTCCCGGCGGTCACCTCGAGAAACTTCTCGCGGCTCGACGGCGCCATCGGCGCTACATCCTCTTCGCTGGTAAACGGTTGCGTGCTCAACCATGTGCCGTTCTTCGCCAGAATTTCGGCGCTCCGGTCGTCGATGAGGTGTCCGTGCTCGACGCATTGCGCGCCGGCGGCCACGCAACGCTTCACCGCTTCGGGCGTGTATGCATGCACGAGCACGTAGGTACCCCAGTCGGATGCCGTTTCCACCGCGGCTTTCAGTTGCGGCTCGGTGAACGTGAGCATGTCGAGCGGACTGCGCGGCGTGGAAACGCCGCCGCAACCCACGATCTTGATCTGCGTAGCGCCCAGCATGAACTGCTCGCGCACACGCAGGCGCACTTCGTCAGCCGTATCTGCAATGGCGGCAGCGCCGGTTCGCTCGACCTCGCTGATCTGGCTGCTCGTGCGCGGCACATCCGTCAGCAGACGAAAATCCCCATGTCCGCCCGTCGTGGTAATCATCGCGCCGCAGGGATAAATGCGTGGGCCACTCAGCATGCCGGCGTCGATGGCCTGCTTCAAGGCGAACGCGGGCCCCCCAACATCGCGAATGGTCGTGAATCCGCGCAAAAGCGTGCGCTGTGCCTCGGCGCCCGCGGCCAGGTACACGAAACTCAAGTCGGACTGCAAGATGGCGGCGATAGGGAGCGCGGCGAGCAGCGAATGCCAGTGCATGTCGATGAGGCCAGGCATCATCACCTTGCCGCCGCAGTCGATCACGCGGCCGCCCGACGCGTTCTGCGCGTCAGGCGAGCCCCGGCGCAACTGCGAGATGCGGTTGCCATCGACCACCAGATACATGCCGTCCTGAAGCGCGGCCGACTTGCCGTCGAACAGGCGAAAGTTCGTGAACGTCGTGGGCTGGGCGGGCGCCGCGGCGCCGGGCTGCTGCGCACGGCTGAACTCAGGCAGGACCGCGCTCAACAAGGATGCGCCCATGCCGATCAAAAAGCCGCGCCGGGCAAGATCGGCGCTGATGCGGCGATTCGCGAACGCTGCGAGCGCCTTGTCGCACAGGCACGCGGAAACCGGGCCGATTGCGTTGCCGCGGCGGTTCATTCTGGAAGCCATAGTTCACCTGTGAAAGTAAGTCACGCATTTACTCTGCATGCCTGACTACATCATCCTTCGTCAACAGCAACGCCAGCGGCCGCGTGGAGCTGAACGCGGAAAAGATAATCGTGAGCGCCACGGTCCCCGGCACGGCGAGAAATGCGCCGGGAATGCCCCAGATCGCCGTCCACGCGGCGAGGCTCATGAGGATGACCGCGGGACTCAGGTTCAGCGAACCCGCCATCAACCACGGGTCAAGCACGTTGCCCATCACGAAGTTGATCGCCGAAAGTGCAATGAGCAATGTTATCGCTTCGTTCCACTGACCAAATTGAAGCGCGGCGAGCAAGGCGGGAAGCGCAACGGAGATGAGCGAGCCCGCATACGGCACGAAGTTGAGCAACACGATGAGAATGGCAATGAGCGGTGCGAACTCCAGCCCGACCAGATGCATGCAGATCCAGCTGAGAATGCCGAGCACCACGCCGAGCAGCGCTTTCAACGCCAGATACGTGCCGATCTTCGCGTTGATGGCGTCGATCACAGGCTCCATGTCCGCCTTGCCGCGCATGACAGCAGAGAGCTTGCGGCGGAACCGCCCCATCTCGATCATGAAGAACGCCGTGTACAGCAAAACGACGAGCGTCGTTGCCATGATCGAAGAGAGCGAGCCGAGGAGCGAGGTGAGAAGCGACTGTACGTTGACGGTCGCGAGCAACTCGCGCCGGAATGCCGCCCACGAAGCTTCGGTTTCCAGATGAAACAGCGCGGTGATTTTGGTGAGCAACGCGAGCAGCGTGGCTTCGTACTTGGGCGCCACGGCAAGCATGCGGTCCGTGTCGGATAGCAGCAGTTCGGTTGCGAGCCACACGGCGACGAGTATGAGCGCGGCGGCGCTCCAGTAGCGCACGCCCGTGCGAATGCGCTTGCCCACGTGAGGCACGCGCCGCAGGATTTCGGCGAGCCCGTAGATCACGTACGACGTGATGATCGCGAATGCGATCGGCACCAGCACAGGCCGCCCGATATATAGCACCCATCCTGTGATGACGGCGATGACGACCACGCAGGTGAACGTGACGAGATCCTGTTTCATGGAGATGCTTTGGATGACGAACCACGTTGCGTTGATGAGACGTTAGCAAGCCATCAACGTCCCGCCGCGTTTTATCCGGCCCCAATAATGCGTCTTCGGGGCGCGATCGGGCGCTACTTCGAAAGACTAGCCGCTTTGAAGAAGACTTGCGCGCTGGCTGGATTCCGGACCACGTCCAATTAACCGCGCCCCCATTTTCGTTGCACGCACATCGACTCTTCGAGCGGTCAAAAGATCCTTCTTTCCTTTAAGTCACGTTTAAGCAGCAAAAAGTACCTTACGCGCACCTTCACCAACCACTTCGAAGACCATAGCAATGAGTACCATCAAATATCGGCGCCGGGGCCTGATCGCCGGTGTAGCGGTGGCGCTTGCCGGCGCCTGGGTCGTTAGCCACGAGCGCGCCAGTGCGGACGAAAGCGGCATCACGAAAACGACGTTGTCGGCACCCGCGCCCAAGACAGACGACGTCAAGGGCACGGCGCCGAACTTCTCGGCGATCGTCTCGCAGTACGGTCCGGCTGTGGTCCATGTCGAGGTCGTCAAGGAAAACCCGGACTCCGAAGACGGTCACTCGGGCGCCTTGGGATCGGGCTTCATCGTGAGCCAGGATGGCTACATCCTGACGAACAATCACGTCGTCGAAGGCGCGGACGACGTGACGGTCAAGCTCACCGACGGCCGCAAGTTCCCCGCGCGCGTCATCGGCACCGACAAGGCGGGCGACGTGGCCGTGCTGAAGATCGCCGGTACGGGCTTCCCGACGGTGAAGATCGGCAATCCGGCGAACAGCAAGGTGGGCGACTGGGTCGTCGCGATCGGCTCGCCTTACGGTCTCGACAACACCGTGACCTCGGGCATCATCAGCGCGAAGTCGCGCCAACTCTCGGAAGATAGCCCGACGCACCTCATCCAGACCGACGTGCCCGTCAACCCGGGCAATTCGGGCGGCCCGCTCTTCAACCTGAACGGCGAAGTCATCGGCATCAATTCGATGATCTATTCGCGCACGGGCGGCTTCCAGGGCCTCTCGTTCGCCATTCCCATCGACGAAGCCATGCACATCAAGGATCAGATCGTGCAGGGCGGCGGCAACGGCAGTACGCTGGCCCGCAATTCGCATCCACGTCTTGGCGTGGCCGTGCGAGCGCTGACCAGCGACGAAGCGCAGCAAGTCGGCGTGGACGGCGGCGTGCTCGTCGTGAAAGCCGGCGGTCCGGCAAAGGCGGCTGGCATCACCGCCGGCGACGTGATCGTCGCGGTCAACGGCATCGAGGTGGACAACGTCGACCAGTTGCAAAGCATGATCGCGCGGGCACGCAGCAACGTGTCGATCGTCGTTGCGCGCGACGGCGAGCAGATGACCGCGAAAGTCGAACTCGCGCCGCGCGCATAAGCCTCAGGCCGGGCCCAGCGCGTGCCGACCACGCGATCACGGCCCGCGGCTCGCCAGGTCGTCGATGCGCTCGACGATGTACCCGTAGAAGGGGTTCCACGAGAGCCGCGTGAGGAACCCCGCCCCGACGATCAGCGCCCCGGTTTCGCCGCGAACGGATTGGGCGCCCAGGTGGATGCCCATGTCGTCGTTGGGATCGGGCGTGCGGCCGTAGAGCGAATCGGTCACCGGAAACGGCAGGGCGATGTGTGAAAGCGAATAGACGTCAGGTGGATAGTCGAGCCCCGTGGGTTCGACTTTCGCCGTAGTGTCGTTCGGCGCCGTGCTCTCTTCGACCACTTGCGGCGAGGTGGCGGAGGCGTTGGTGAGCACGGTCAACCGGTAGCGCAGCGGCGGCACTGGCGAGAGGCGTCGCAGCGCGTCACGCATCGAAGCGTGCAGCAACGGGCTCCATTGCGCTGTGCGGTTGATGTCGAACAGCACAAGCTCACTGCCATTGGCAGGCAGTTGCGAATACAACGAACTGATGATCGCGCTCGTGCGTACCGTGGAGTCGAGTACGGACTGGAATGCGAGCGTGGGCGGCAGCGCGGCCAGTTTGCCGTTGCGCGCCGCGTCCGCCACTTCCTGCTGGATCTTGCGCGTGACCCGCCACGACTGGCGCGCGCCGTTCACCGGAAACGAGTTGTACTTGAACGGATTGAATTCCGGCACGATGTCGAGCCACGCGGCTTTCGCAAACGCAGGCAGGATCGCGGGCAATGCCGCGAGCCCCGCAAAGCGCGCGAAGGCCGTAATGCCGATCATCGGCGAAAGCAGGATCAGGCGATCCGCTTTCGGCAGGCTCGGGTCATCCAGCGCCTCGAGCGAGTATTGCAGTGCGAGCGCGCCGCCGTTCGAATACCCCACGATATGCAGGGGCGACGGCGACGGCACGAGGCGCCGCGCTTCGCGCACGGCGAGGCGGGTGGCCGCCTCCCAGTCTTCGGCCGTCACTTCGGTCAGCCCGGCGGGCACGGTGCCGTGGCCCGGCAAGCGCACCCCCACCACGGCGAATCCATCTTGCTGATAGCGCTGCGCGATGTGCCGCAGGCTGTATGGTGAATCGGTCAGCCCATGCAGCATCACGGCCACGCCGCGCGGCGAGCCCTGCGGCATGAGTGTGTACGAGCGGTTCCAGTCGGTGCGAAAGTGTCCGGGATAAATCGGGCTGCCCGAGAAATAGCGGTTGGCGGGAACGCGTTCGTTTGCCGGCAGTTTGTCCGTCACGTTCTTCTTGACCGAGTCGAACAGGCGATTCTCGTTCGCGATGTATTCCTCCCACGTCGCATGATCGATTTCGTGCGCGTGCATGTCTTCCGGCACGTACGTGTGCCACAGGCTCAACGGCGCCTTGCGCTGCGCGTCGTATAACCGCACGCCGGCAATGCACACGAAAGCGATCAGCACGAAAAGGAAAAGCCGCTTGATCCAGCGAAGGGCCGATGCTCCCGTCAAGAAATTCGCCATCTCCGGTCAACGCCTCGCAAACGGGGGGCCGGCCTTTCCTCACGCTAGCGCGGGAAAACCGGCCAGATGAGCGGTACCAGCAGTACGGTGATCACGAGCGCCCCGAGCGCGGCCGGCGAGCCCACCTTGAAGAATTCCCGAAACCGATAACCACCCGCCGTGCTGACGAGCGCATTCACAGGCGTCGATATCGGCGACATATAGGCCGCAGATGCAGCAACCGCCGTCGTCATGGCGAACGGATACGGTGATGCATGCAGGTGCGCCGCCATCGCAAGCACCACGGGCGCCATCAGCACCGCCGTCGCCGTGCCGGAAATCACGGTGCCGATCACGAGCGTCAGCAGGAAAACAGCGCCCAGCAGGCCATGCGCGCCCCAGTTGCCGGCCACACGCAGCACGGCGTCGGCGGCAATGTCGATGCCGCCCGTGCGTTGCAGCGCGATGGAAAACGGCAGCATTCCCACGATCAGCACGAGGCTGCGCCAGTGAATCGCACGATACGCGCTGTCGAGGCTCACGCAGCCGAACGCGCCCATCAGCAGACACCCGATCAGGCCCGCCAGCACGTTCGGCACGCGTGACGTGAGCATCATCGCGATGACGAGCGCCATGATGGCGAGCGCATGCAGCGCCTTGTGCGGCACGGGCACGTAGGCGTCGCTTTCGACCGGCATGGCGAGACACACGATATCGCGCTCGACGGACTGCATCGAGAAGATGTCGATCCACGGCCCCACCACCAGCAGCGTATCGCCCACCTTCAGCTGCGTGGCCTGCAGATCCTGCTCGAGCGCGGCGTCGGCACGGCGCAGGCCGACGACCGTCACGCCATGCCGGCGCAGCGCGGCGGAACTGCGCGCGACGTTGCCCACGAGCGACGAGTCCGGCGGCACGATGACCTCGGCCATACCCACGTCGTGGGTCTGGTCCGTGAAGTACGCGCCCGACATGCGACGCACCGCGAGCGCATAGCGCACGCAAAACGCCTCCACGTCGAAGCTCGCGGACTCCACGTCGAGCAACAGCACGTCGCCGGGCGCGATGCTGCTGTCCGCCGTCGCGGGCAGCACCGTCGCGCCCATGCGCGTGCGCCGCTCGATCGCGACGACGTGCGCCACGGGGTCGTCGTCGAGCCCGGTGTGCCCGAGCGTCTGCCCCACGAGCGGGGAATCCGCGCCCACCTCCAGGCGAAATGCGCGCCCTTCGAGCGAATAGCGCGCGACCCAGTCGTTCAGCGACGGGCGCGTGGTCGCCTCTGCGCCGCTGGTGCCGTTCAGAAAGCGCCTTGCGAACAGCATCCAGCCAATGCTCGCGGCGAGAATCGGCAGGCCCAGCGGCGTGATGGCGAAAAAACTGAAGCCCTGGTAGCCGTGATAGACAAGCGCGCTGTTGATGACGAGATTCGGCGTCGTGGCGACGAGCGTGAGCATGCCGCTCGTGAGCGCGGCCATGCTGACCGGCATGAGCATGCGCGCGCGCGACACGCCCGACTGCCGCGCAATGCGGATGACGATGGGAATGAAGATTGCCACGACGGCCGTCGAACTCATGACCGAGCCCATGACGCCGACAACGGCCATGATCAACACGACGAGGCGGCGCTCGCTGGACCCGCCGCGCGCGATGAGGTAGTCGCCCACGCGCTGGGCGACGCCCGTGCGCGCGAGGCCGTCGCCGAGCACGAAGAGGGCCGCGATGAGAACGATGTTCGGGTCGGAGAAACCGGCCAGCGCCTCGTTGACGCTCACGATGCCCGAGAGCGACAGCGCAACGATCATGATGAGCGCCACCGCGTCCGAACGGGGCCGGCCGATCAGAAACATCGCGATCGCACAGGCCAGACAGGCAACGGTCATCAAAAGGTCGGTAGACATGATTTCGCTGTGCCTGGTCCATGTACCACTCAACGGGCCTCGGAAACCACTGCTACCGCAAATAGTGCCGGATTTTGAAAACTTACGTTTCAGCGCGGGATTGATGTCACGTTTGTGAACATCGATGCCTTCACGCCTCCAGCAGGGAAACGCGGTTGCGCCCCTGGTGCTTGGCCCGGTACATGGCCTGATCGGCCTGGTCGAGCAGCGAGCGCGCCAGCACCTCGGGGCTCGCGGCGAGCGCGCTCAATCGATACGCCGCCACGCCGATCGACACGCTGAGCGTAATGCGCTCGCCTTCGTCGTCGAGCACTTCGAGCGCCTCGACCGCAAGCCGGATCCGCTCCGCGACAACCAGTGCGTCGGGCAGCTCGCACATCAGCAGCGCGACGAACTCTTCGCCGCCGTAACGCGATACCGTATCGCCCACGCGAACCTGCTGCTTCAGGCAGGTGCCAATTGCGCCCAGCGCGAGATCGCCGGTTGCGTGGCCGTGCGTGTCGTTGATCTGCTTGAAATGATCGATGTCGATGAAGAGGCACGACATCGGCGCCGCATGCGAATTCGCGCGTCGAATCTCCTGGTGCAGGCGCTCGTCGAAATAGCGGCGGTTCGACAGGCCCGTGAGCGGATCGGTCACGCCGGTCTTGCGTAGATGCTCGCGGTGGGCGACGTTGTCGAGACTCGCCGCTGCCACACTGCTGAAGCGCATGAGCAGGTCGGTGCCCATGCTGGCGTCGAAGCGCGTGGGGTCATCGCTTGCGAGGCACAAGTAGCCGAGCACGTGGGTGCGGTTCAGGAGCGGCAACACGATCGCGCTGCCAGCCAACGTCTGCGCCGCTCGCGCGCCGAAGAAGGTCTCGCTCACCGCGGGCTCGAGATCACTCATTTCGCTCACGCGGCCAAGCCACGGCTGGTTGCCCGCGCACAGGCGCGCCAGCGCGAGGCCGCCCTGGAGCCCGGATCTCAGGTTCGCTTCGAGGTCGGCGCGCCCGTAGTCGGCTTCGAGCAGGTCGCGCAGGAGCGGCGTGCGGGCGTCAAGCCAGATGCACGAAGAAGCGAGCCGGAACACCTCGGGCAGATAGACGAATATCCCTTCGAGAAAGGCGCACCAGTCGTGCGCGCCGATCAGGCGCAGTTCCACGTCCTGGAAAGACTTCGAGGCGCGCTCGTTCCGCTGAACGGTTTCAATAAGCGCAGCAAGATCCAGTGAAGGCTGAGTCCCGGGATGTGTCACGATGCATCGAGAATATTCCGAAGCCTGCTATTACGGCAGCTTGGGGACAGACTTGAGCGCTGGACGACGAAGATTTGCAGCCCGAGCGCCTTTTCCAGCGGCGCGGGGCGTGGCTGCGCTCCGCCCGCAGGACCGCGGGAAAACAAAAGGCCGCTGCCCTCATGGGCAGCGGCCTTTCTTACGGCGAGAGGCTACTGTTATTTGGCCGGAGATGCTGTGCTCGGGGTCGCCAACGTGTTGTTGTTAGGGCCGCCGGGGACCGGCGCCGCGTTATTGTTCGCGCTATTCGGCGACGCGGCGCTCATACCGCTGTCCGAGTTGGCGGCGCCCGGCGTCCCGTAACCGCTCGTTGCATTGTTATTGGCAGCGGCGGGCGATACAACGCTCGGGGTTGCCAGCGTATTGTTGGCCTGTGCATACGCACCGGCCGACAGCGTGAGTGCGGCCGCCGCAATTAACGTGCAGGTTGCCTTCTTCATGACTCGCTCCTCCTATGATTGGACTGGAATTCCGGCACAAACGATCCACCCGTGTTTCTCCTTGGCGGTCGTTACATGCGCGGCTCGCGGCGATCAAAATCGCGTAACTGTTCGCAGCGGTATGCGTAAAACAAACCACTACCAGTTGATAACAAGTTTAGGAAAGCGAGCGCAGATAATTAAGCGCATTGTGCGCAACGATTTATTTCGCTTTTTGGCATTACCGTAATGGATTCGGATCGCGAATCCGAGGGCTGCGTGATTCACGCATTCGGATGGATGGCCAGGCAGTTACGAGAATGCCTTTGGGCACTCTGATTGAAATCCAGCTCAACGATATGCACCGCACTTTGCGCGCCGCTGTCTTCGCATCCACGCCGCACGGGTCATGGCCGTGCGACGCTTTCGTTGCATGCGCATCGAGGTGATGTTTCATCTCCCCATCGGCATGTGGCCGCAACGTGCCGGCAAAATACAGTCAACGCGTGAGCATTCTGACTGCTTGGGCTTCGCGATATGAAACCTTCAGGAAGAACCCGGAGACCCGTCTCCGGGTGTCAGCGCATGCGCCCGGCCGGGCGCAAAGCGATCGCGGGGGAGGATCAGGACTCGTTCGGACGGATCGTCAGCGCGTTCTTGACCGACGTTACGCCCTGCACGCCCTTGGCGACTTCGGTGGCGTGTTCGAGCTGCGACGACTCAGGCACCGAACCCTGCAGAGTCACGGCGCCGTCACGCACACGCACGGTGATCCTGGCAACGTCGACCTTCTTGTCCTTGGCGAGCGCGGAGCGGACCTTCTTGCTGAGCGCGCGGTTAGCAGCCTTCTCCTGCTTCGATAGTGCGTGCGACGGGCTGGCCTGCTGCTCGGCAGCGGCAGTCGCACCGCTCGCCGCGTCGTCCTGCGCATAGGCGTGCAGCGATGCAGCCACGAGAGCCGTCGCTGCGGCCAGCTTGAATACTTGAAGAGCCTTCATGCAGTTTCTCCTGTTGTCACAGTCTTGTTGTGGGCCCACGAACGAGCCGGTGCACTACACCATCCGCTACTACGCATTCGCACGCCAAACGCGGGCGCGCGCCAGATTATATGAATGTAATGTGCGGCGCAGGGCGGGGAAAATGCGGCCGAATCATTAGCTTGATATCGATCCCATCATGGAGTAGGGGCACCGTTTGTAGCCATGAGCTTATGGTCACATCGCCCCCAACCCCAATTGGGTCCGTCAACTATCGAACGGCTTCGACACGCTTTTTCCCTGTTGGGAGAGAAATCGGGCGCATATCCGGTCGCGCGTGCGCGGAAAAAGTCTGCCTGGCGTCGCAAATTTGCGACGCCAGTTCTGGCGGCGGATCGGCGCGATAACCGACTTTTTCTTGCATCGCGCGGCACCCCGCAGCGTTCACGAACCCATCCCCTCCCGCTCCAGCCACGAACGGAACAGCCCGACCCGGTCATCGCCAGACTTCTCATCGGCAACATAAGTGCAATAGCTGCGCGACGGCAGGCGCGGCCCCGCGAACGGCGCGACGAGCCGTCCAGCTGCGAGATCGTCGGCTACCAGCGCGGTTGGCCCCATCGCAATGCCGATTCCGTCGATCGCGGCCTGCAAGGTCAGATAGAAGTGGTCGAACGTCAAAGCGGCCGCCGGCCTCAGTTCAGGAATCTGCGCGCTCGCCAGCCAGTCAGGCCAAAGCCGCGGAAGACTCGAAGTATGCAGCAACGTGTGCTCTCGCAAATCGCCTGGCGAGCGGAGCGGCACGCGCTGCAAAAGCGTAGGACTACACACCGGCAGCCGCTCCTCGGACAAGAAAGGCCGCATCGAATAGCCGTAGAACGTGTCCGGGCCACCCCGGATGATGGCGTCGTAGTCGTCTTTCAGACTCTCCAGCGGCTCGTTCGACGTTTCCACGTTGACGTCCACGTCGGGATGCTCGGCGCGGAATTTCGCCAGTCTCGGCACCAGCCAGCGCAATGTGAATGTCGCGGGCGCGTTTACGGATAGCGTCTGCGAGACCGTTCGAAGGATGCCGTATCGCGCGGTTGCCTGCGAGAGCTGTTCGAACAAGGGGCCGATTTCGTCCAGATAGGCCTTTGCCGCCGGAGTGAGCTGCACACGCCGGTTGTGCCTTTCAAACAGAGACGCGCCAAGCCACTCCTCCAGCAGGCGCACATGCTGGCTCACCGCCCCTGGCGTTACGTGCAGTTCTGCGGCAGCTTCCTTGAAGCTGGCGAGCCGGCCTGCGGCTTCGAAGGCCCGCAGGGCATTGAGCGGGGGCAACATCGGTTTCATTCGGAATAGTTTATCTAACGCGACTGGTCAATTTATCTGGTTTGTCGGCGCATCACAAGATAGATATCCTCCTGAATAGACCACTCATGAAACCCGGCCCACGACCTCATGCTCAGTTATACCGGCGGTATCGTGCTCTTTGCCGCGCTGCTCCACGCAAGCTGGAACGCGATGCTTCACGGCAACCGCGACCGGTTTTTATCCATGACGTGGATGAGCATCGCCATCGGAGTGGTTGCCACGCTCGCCGTTCTGTCCACGCCCTGGCCGGCGAGCGCCTCCTGGCCATACATCGTCGCGTCGGGGCTCGTGCATATCTTCTATAACGTGAGCCTCGTGCGGTCGTATCGACGCAGCGATCTGGCGTTGGCGTATCCGATTGCGCGCGGCTCGTCGCCGCTGCTCGTCACGCTCGGCGCGGCGCTTTTTGCACACGAGGCGATCAGCCCCTTGCACGTGCTCGGCATCGTGATGATTTCGGGCGGCATCATCGCGATCGCGCTGCAAGGGCGTCGCGTGTCGCGCGCGGGTGCGCTGGCCGCGCTGACGACCGGCGCAACGATCGCGCTCTATACCGTGATCGACGGCATAGGCGTGCGCTTGTCCGACGGCCAGCCGCTCGGTTACACCGCATGGATGTTCCTGTTCTACTGGGCGATGCCGGTGCTGTTCGTCGCGGCGCGCGGGTTCGCGCCGTTATGGACGC harbors:
- a CDS encoding DMT family transporter; its protein translation is MLSYTGGIVLFAALLHASWNAMLHGNRDRFLSMTWMSIAIGVVATLAVLSTPWPASASWPYIVASGLVHIFYNVSLVRSYRRSDLALAYPIARGSSPLLVTLGAALFAHEAISPLHVLGIVMISGGIIAIALQGRRVSRAGALAALTTGATIALYTVIDGIGVRLSDGQPLGYTAWMFLFYWAMPVLFVAARGFAPLWTPVHAEPLSIASSLAAGLVSIAAYGIVIWALQSGAMGAVSALRETSVVFAVLIGRLFLREVVNRTRWLACLVVTAGAVCLGL
- a CDS encoding BON domain-containing protein, producing MKALQVFKLAAATALVAASLHAYAQDDAASGATAAAEQQASPSHALSKQEKAANRALSKKVRSALAKDKKVDVARITVRVRDGAVTLQGSVPESSQLEHATEVAKGVQGVTSVKNALTIRPNES
- the gcvA gene encoding transcriptional regulator GcvA; translated protein: MKPMLPPLNALRAFEAAGRLASFKEAAAELHVTPGAVSQHVRLLEEWLGASLFERHNRRVQLTPAAKAYLDEIGPLFEQLSQATARYGILRTVSQTLSVNAPATFTLRWLVPRLAKFRAEHPDVDVNVETSNEPLESLKDDYDAIIRGGPDTFYGYSMRPFLSEERLPVCSPTLLQRVPLRSPGDLREHTLLHTSSLPRLWPDWLASAQIPELRPAAALTFDHFYLTLQAAIDGIGIAMGPTALVADDLAAGRLVAPFAGPRLPSRSYCTYVADEKSGDDRVGLFRSWLEREGMGS
- a CDS encoding GGDEF domain-containing protein; its protein translation is MTHPGTQPSLDLAALIETVQRNERASKSFQDVELRLIGAHDWCAFLEGIFVYLPEVFRLASSCIWLDARTPLLRDLLEADYGRADLEANLRSGLQGGLALARLCAGNQPWLGRVSEMSDLEPAVSETFFGARAAQTLAGSAIVLPLLNRTHVLGYLCLASDDPTRFDASMGTDLLMRFSSVAAASLDNVAHREHLRKTGVTDPLTGLSNRRYFDERLHQEIRRANSHAAPMSCLFIDIDHFKQINDTHGHATGDLALGAIGTCLKQQVRVGDTVSRYGGEEFVALLMCELPDALVVAERIRLAVEALEVLDDEGERITLSVSIGVAAYRLSALAASPEVLARSLLDQADQAMYRAKHQGRNRVSLLEA